Proteins found in one Fulvitalea axinellae genomic segment:
- the cysD gene encoding sulfate adenylyltransferase subunit CysD, translating to MKSYNLTHLKELEAEAMYVIREVAAQFENPALLFSGGKDSIVVAHLAVKAFYPAKIPFPLVHVDTGHNFPETIEFRDRYVEKIGARLVVGSVQQSIDEGKVVEEKGFNASRNALQTVTLLDTIETNKFDACMGGARRDEEKARAKERFFSHRDDFGQWDPKNQRPELWNIFNGRHQMGEHFRVFPISNWTEMDIWQYILHEGIELPSLYFSHKRDIFLRDGVPLAATDVIPRRETEIPENRVVRFRTIGDMTCTGAVFSDASTLEDIIEEVAASRQTERGTRADDKRSEAAMEDRKRQGYF from the coding sequence ATGAAATCATATAACTTAACACACCTTAAGGAGCTTGAGGCGGAAGCCATGTACGTGATCCGCGAGGTGGCCGCTCAATTCGAGAATCCTGCATTACTGTTTTCCGGAGGTAAAGACTCTATAGTAGTGGCCCACTTGGCCGTGAAAGCTTTTTATCCCGCCAAAATCCCGTTCCCGTTGGTACACGTGGACACTGGGCACAACTTCCCGGAGACGATCGAGTTCCGTGACAGATACGTCGAGAAAATCGGTGCCCGCCTTGTTGTCGGTTCCGTACAACAGTCTATCGACGAAGGCAAAGTGGTGGAGGAAAAGGGCTTCAACGCAAGCCGTAACGCTTTGCAAACCGTTACTTTGCTCGACACTATCGAGACAAACAAATTCGACGCCTGCATGGGTGGTGCCCGCCGCGACGAGGAAAAAGCTCGCGCCAAGGAACGCTTTTTCTCTCACCGTGACGACTTCGGTCAGTGGGATCCTAAAAACCAGCGCCCGGAACTCTGGAACATCTTTAACGGACGCCACCAAATGGGCGAGCATTTCCGTGTGTTCCCGATTTCGAACTGGACTGAAATGGATATCTGGCAGTACATTCTCCATGAGGGAATCGAATTGCCGTCGCTTTACTTTTCTCACAAGCGCGACATCTTCTTGCGCGACGGAGTGCCTTTGGCCGCTACGGACGTAATCCCGAGAAGGGAAACGGAAATTCCTGAAAACCGTGTGGTTCGTTTCCGTACCATCGGTGATATGACTTGTACCGGCGCCGTATTCTCGGACGCCTCTACGCTTGAGGACATCATCGAGGAAGTTGCCGCTTCAAGGCAAACCGAACGCGGAACCCGCGCCGATGACAAACGTTCGGAGGCCGCTATGGAAGACCGTAAGCGCCAAGGTTATTTCTAG
- a CDS encoding Glu/Leu/Phe/Val dehydrogenase dimerization domain-containing protein, with protein sequence MHTTELTQPKSLNVFEEAAQMGHEQIVYCHDEHTGLKAIIGIHDTTLGPALGGTRFWHYESEQEALVDVMRLSRGMTFKSAISGMNLGGGKAVIIGDARKLKNEMLLRRFGKFVESLSGKYVTAEDVNMSPQDMEYISMETKHCCGLPEYLGGGGNPSPVTAYGVYVGMKSAAKHAFGSESLEGKKVAVQGAGSVATYLIEHLVKEKAQVYVSDIDEAKLAHVSKEYGATVVGLDEIYETDAEIYAPCALGATVNDETIEKLNCAVIAGGANNQLLDEAKHGRILREKGIVYAPDFLINAGGVIKVGIDYLDSFNMDRVMAMTDRIYDTCSSILKQADEENIPTQEAAIRAAMKRINDAKALKASF encoded by the coding sequence ATGCACACGACAGAATTAACCCAACCCAAGTCACTTAACGTTTTCGAAGAGGCCGCGCAAATGGGCCACGAGCAAATCGTTTACTGCCACGACGAGCACACAGGCCTTAAGGCCATTATCGGGATACACGACACCACCCTAGGTCCCGCACTCGGAGGCACGCGTTTTTGGCACTATGAGTCTGAGCAAGAAGCTTTGGTAGACGTAATGCGCCTTTCGAGAGGCATGACGTTCAAATCGGCCATTTCGGGGATGAACCTCGGTGGTGGCAAAGCCGTTATCATCGGCGACGCCCGCAAGCTAAAGAACGAAATGTTGCTTCGTCGCTTCGGTAAGTTTGTGGAGAGCCTTTCGGGCAAATACGTAACCGCCGAAGACGTGAACATGAGCCCGCAGGACATGGAGTACATCTCTATGGAGACAAAGCACTGCTGCGGACTTCCCGAATACTTGGGAGGCGGAGGAAACCCCTCGCCTGTAACAGCCTACGGCGTATACGTAGGAATGAAATCAGCCGCCAAACACGCTTTCGGTTCCGAGAGTCTGGAAGGCAAAAAGGTAGCCGTACAGGGCGCCGGTAGCGTCGCCACTTACCTGATCGAGCATTTGGTAAAGGAAAAGGCACAGGTTTACGTATCGGATATCGACGAAGCCAAACTCGCCCACGTTTCGAAAGAATACGGCGCAACCGTAGTTGGCCTTGACGAAATCTACGAAACCGACGCCGAAATCTACGCTCCTTGCGCACTTGGAGCCACGGTCAACGACGAAACTATCGAGAAACTGAACTGCGCGGTAATCGCCGGAGGCGCTAACAACCAGCTCCTCGACGAAGCCAAGCACGGACGTATACTCCGGGAAAAAGGCATCGTTTACGCCCCGGACTTCCTGATCAACGCCGGCGGCGTTATCAAAGTGGGTATCGACTACCTTGACAGCTTCAATATGGACAGGGTAATGGCCATGACGGATCGTATCTACGACACTTGCTCAAGCATCCTTAAGCAAGCTGACGAAGAGAACATCCCGACACAGGAAGCGGCCATCCGCGCGGCCATGAAGCGCATCAACGATGCGAAAGCACTCAAAGCAAGCTTCTAA
- a CDS encoding YtxH domain-containing protein, which produces MSRKTNTLLAFLTGATAGAILGILYAPDEGSNTRDKLSYKLSKYRAKLQSLIDDLISANEAPTSEAKTEGQRVVTEAKEKAERLLGDVDELISQIKGAEKEA; this is translated from the coding sequence ATGAGCAGAAAAACGAACACCCTACTTGCTTTCCTTACCGGTGCTACCGCGGGAGCAATCCTGGGCATACTTTACGCTCCGGACGAGGGATCAAACACACGCGACAAACTTTCTTACAAACTTTCAAAATACAGGGCCAAGCTCCAGAGTCTGATCGACGACCTAATCTCGGCCAACGAAGCTCCGACCTCAGAAGCCAAAACCGAAGGACAACGAGTGGTTACGGAAGCCAAAGAAAAAGCCGAAAGGCTCTTGGGTGACGTGGACGAGTTGATCAGCCAAATCAAAGGGGCCGAAAAAGAAGCCTAA
- a CDS encoding sulfate adenylyltransferase subunit 1, with protein MQATDSNTYLDMELLRFTTAGSVDDGKSTLIGRLLYDSKSIFEDQLEAVEESSRRRGDENVNLALLTDGLRAEREQGITIDVAYRYFATPKRKFIIADTPGHIQYTRNMVTGASTANLAVILIDARHGVVEQTCRHTYIAHSLGIPHVAFCVNKMDLADYDEGVYNSIKAEVTAFAEKLGVKEFEVFPISALYGDNVVNESEKMPWYQGPTLLGHLENVELSGDRNYEDQRFPVQTVIRPHSDEFHDFRGFAGRVSGGVFHPGDEVTVLPSGLTTKVKAIVSMGGDLEEAFPPMSVTLTLEDEIDISRGGMIVGTENLPESVREFEATLCWMSEQPMTPRTKYVIRHTSNEARCMVTEVVNKVNINTLDLIEDDKSVKVNDIVRVKLKTTNPLFVDSYHRNRETGSFIIIDESTNVTVGAGMVI; from the coding sequence ATGCAGGCTACAGACAGCAATACATATCTTGACATGGAGTTGCTCCGCTTCACTACCGCGGGCAGTGTCGACGACGGCAAAAGTACCCTGATCGGGCGCTTGCTCTATGATTCGAAATCAATTTTTGAAGACCAACTTGAGGCCGTTGAGGAATCGAGCCGTCGCCGTGGCGACGAGAACGTGAACTTGGCCCTTTTGACTGACGGTCTCCGCGCCGAGCGCGAACAGGGTATCACGATCGACGTGGCTTACCGTTACTTCGCTACGCCGAAGCGTAAGTTTATCATCGCCGATACTCCGGGCCACATCCAGTACACCCGCAATATGGTGACTGGCGCGTCTACGGCAAACTTGGCGGTTATCCTTATCGACGCCCGCCACGGTGTTGTGGAGCAGACTTGCCGCCATACATATATCGCCCACTCGTTGGGTATTCCTCACGTCGCTTTTTGTGTGAACAAAATGGACTTGGCGGATTACGACGAGGGCGTTTACAATAGCATTAAGGCCGAAGTGACGGCTTTCGCCGAAAAGCTTGGTGTAAAAGAATTCGAAGTGTTCCCGATCAGCGCGCTTTACGGCGACAACGTCGTGAACGAGTCGGAAAAAATGCCTTGGTACCAAGGTCCGACATTGTTGGGACACTTGGAAAACGTTGAGCTAAGCGGCGACCGTAACTACGAAGACCAACGCTTCCCTGTACAGACGGTTATCCGCCCTCACTCTGACGAATTCCACGATTTCCGCGGATTCGCCGGTCGCGTGAGCGGTGGTGTTTTCCATCCGGGCGACGAGGTTACGGTATTGCCGTCAGGTTTGACTACGAAGGTGAAAGCTATCGTGTCGATGGGCGGTGATTTGGAAGAGGCTTTCCCTCCAATGTCCGTAACGTTGACTCTTGAAGACGAGATCGACATCAGCCGTGGAGGAATGATCGTGGGTACGGAGAACCTTCCGGAATCTGTACGCGAGTTCGAAGCTACACTTTGCTGGATGAGCGAACAGCCGATGACTCCTAGAACGAAATACGTTATCCGACACACTTCTAATGAAGCGCGTTGTATGGTGACCGAAGTAGTGAACAAGGTTAATATCAATACCCTTGATTTGATCGAGGACGATAAGAGTGTGAAGGTTAACGATATCGTTAGGGTGAAATTGAAGACGACTAACCCACTTTTCGTTGATTCGTATCACAGAAACCGCGAAACGGGTAGTTTTATCATCATTGACGAGTCTACAAACGTAACCGTAGGCGCCGGAATGGTGATTTAA
- the nusB gene encoding transcription antitermination factor NusB, which produces MLNRRSIRIKAMQTLFALEQCRKANLNIAREQIRETFMPDLNSMEPQDPAKLKAEAEEALRLFNSSYAVGKLDSAPDTPADSLSASRAALDFYYKKNDNDYVFFRKHMIDQAEMIFDLCVEILLFNVEFGKLAEADFEKRSNNTLVQAQPVGKGALNLSRNRVLNELAERLRKRTGGLDNDQRDNAEIWFKTILRRDPVYKDYLQNEAPTFEDDKQILLHIIKQILFKNEQVLAYMESKDINWAENRAIVRSMASKSVKLVTEDNLGDAELAELSMNWEEDRAFFELIFDLVVKNEREIENLVSEKAQNWSKERITDLDLVILKMAIAELMNFPSIPVKVTINEYVELAKNYSTPKSKKFVNGILDVAAETLQSKGKIKKSGRGLLDNK; this is translated from the coding sequence ATGCTTAACAGGAGATCGATTAGAATCAAGGCCATGCAGACCTTGTTCGCTTTGGAACAATGCAGAAAGGCAAACCTGAACATCGCCCGCGAACAAATCCGCGAAACCTTCATGCCGGACCTCAACTCTATGGAGCCACAGGACCCCGCCAAACTGAAGGCGGAAGCGGAAGAGGCGCTCAGACTGTTCAACAGCAGCTACGCCGTAGGCAAACTGGACTCTGCTCCGGACACTCCCGCCGATTCGCTTTCGGCATCTAGGGCGGCCCTGGATTTCTATTATAAGAAGAACGACAACGACTACGTGTTCTTCCGCAAGCACATGATCGACCAGGCAGAGATGATCTTTGACCTTTGCGTTGAGATTTTGCTTTTCAACGTGGAATTCGGCAAACTGGCGGAAGCGGACTTCGAAAAGAGATCTAACAACACCCTAGTACAGGCACAGCCCGTAGGCAAAGGAGCTTTGAACCTAAGCCGTAATCGCGTGCTTAACGAACTCGCCGAAAGACTTCGCAAACGTACAGGAGGCCTGGACAACGACCAGCGCGACAACGCCGAGATCTGGTTCAAAACTATCTTGCGCCGCGATCCCGTTTACAAGGACTACCTCCAAAACGAGGCCCCGACCTTTGAGGATGACAAACAGATTCTCCTGCACATCATCAAACAGATTTTGTTCAAAAACGAACAAGTTCTCGCCTACATGGAGTCAAAGGATATCAATTGGGCGGAAAACCGCGCGATTGTCCGCAGTATGGCTTCAAAATCCGTAAAGCTCGTAACCGAAGACAACCTCGGCGACGCGGAGCTGGCGGAACTCTCGATGAACTGGGAAGAGGACCGCGCTTTCTTCGAACTAATTTTCGACCTTGTCGTTAAAAACGAAAGGGAGATAGAGAACTTGGTATCGGAAAAAGCCCAGAACTGGTCAAAGGAAAGGATCACCGACCTGGATTTGGTTATTCTGAAAATGGCCATAGCAGAGTTGATGAACTTCCCGAGCATCCCCGTAAAAGTAACGATCAACGAATACGTGGAGCTCGCCAAAAACTACTCTACCCCGAAAAGTAAAAAATTCGTCAACGGCATCTTGGACGTTGCCGCCGAAACATTGCAAAGCAAAGGGAAAATCAAGAAAAGCGGGCGCGGCTTGCTTGACAATAAATAA
- a CDS encoding DUF1573 domain-containing protein has translation MKTLIANALGIVALATVTACSGTKSENTSQTTTEAAHSTKPATELTEAKKPNAKEAPKFQFEQTEYKFGEVKQGAVVTHVFKFKNTGKSALVIQNIGTSCGCTTPSYSKEPIAPGKSGEITVKFDTKGKRGQQSKSIRITANTIPATTVLRLLGAVDPGPDLSNGPVKQ, from the coding sequence ATGAAAACATTAATCGCTAACGCTTTGGGAATAGTCGCTCTGGCAACCGTAACGGCTTGCTCGGGCACCAAAAGCGAAAACACTTCGCAAACAACTACCGAAGCAGCGCATAGCACCAAACCGGCAACCGAACTGACGGAAGCCAAAAAACCGAACGCTAAAGAGGCTCCGAAATTCCAGTTTGAGCAGACCGAGTACAAATTCGGGGAAGTGAAACAAGGGGCCGTAGTCACCCACGTGTTCAAGTTCAAGAACACAGGCAAATCGGCATTGGTTATCCAAAATATCGGCACTTCGTGCGGATGCACCACACCTTCGTATTCCAAAGAGCCTATCGCTCCTGGAAAGTCTGGCGAAATCACGGTAAAATTCGACACCAAAGGCAAGCGCGGACAGCAGTCGAAATCTATCCGCATTACCGCCAACACAATTCCAGCCACTACCGTATTGCGTCTTTTAGGCGCCGTAGATCCAGGTCCGGACTTGAGCAACGGCCCAGTGAAACAATAA
- the coaE gene encoding dephospho-CoA kinase (Dephospho-CoA kinase (CoaE) performs the final step in coenzyme A biosynthesis.), translated as MLKIGITGGIGSGKSVVCRIFKTLGVPVYDADSQARKLMNRSAELIEKIQDAFGKETYKEGKLDRQHLAQKVFGNPEALQKLNSLVHPAVASDFEKWTGEQSSKGHKYAIKEAAVMLEHGKPPELDYVIAVSTPEDIRIDRIKLRDPQRSEEQIKSIMARQLPQKTIVERADFEIKNNDSLSVLQQALELHKKLSL; from the coding sequence ATGCTAAAGATAGGAATCACGGGCGGAATCGGCTCCGGAAAGTCGGTGGTATGCCGTATTTTCAAGACGCTGGGCGTGCCCGTTTACGACGCCGACAGCCAAGCCCGAAAGCTTATGAACCGCTCCGCCGAACTGATCGAGAAAATTCAGGACGCTTTCGGCAAAGAAACATATAAGGAAGGGAAACTTGACAGGCAACACTTGGCGCAGAAGGTATTCGGAAACCCAGAAGCGCTTCAGAAGCTTAATTCTCTGGTACACCCGGCCGTGGCTTCGGATTTTGAAAAATGGACAGGGGAACAATCCTCAAAAGGCCACAAATACGCCATAAAAGAAGCTGCGGTGATGTTGGAACACGGAAAACCGCCGGAACTTGATTATGTAATAGCCGTAAGCACTCCGGAAGATATACGGATCGACAGGATAAAGCTTCGCGACCCGCAACGCTCCGAAGAGCAGATCAAATCGATTATGGCCCGCCAACTTCCTCAAAAAACCATAGTGGAAAGAGCCGATTTCGAAATAAAAAACAACGACAGCCTATCGGTTCTACAACAAGCTTTAGAGCTTCATAAAAAACTGAGCCTTTAA
- the cysC gene encoding adenylyl-sulfate kinase codes for MTAENIYPIFDTLLQTEDKEERLKQRAYVIWMVGLSGSGKSTLARALENTLHEQGFLTQLLDGDNLRVGINNNLGFSEEDRKENIRRAAETAKLFAKCGVVTICSMISPTEEIRCMAREIVGDRYFEVFVSCSVEECERRDVKGLYAKARAGEIKNFTGIDSPFEEPQTADLVVSTDKEPLEESHRKLVEAVLEKIKYEVE; via the coding sequence ATGACTGCTGAAAACATTTACCCAATTTTCGACACCTTGCTTCAGACTGAGGACAAGGAAGAAAGACTTAAGCAAAGGGCTTATGTCATCTGGATGGTTGGGCTGTCCGGCTCGGGAAAAAGCACGTTGGCTAGAGCTTTGGAAAACACCCTGCACGAGCAGGGATTCCTGACCCAGTTGCTCGACGGCGATAATTTGCGCGTCGGCATCAACAACAACCTGGGTTTTTCCGAGGAGGACCGGAAGGAGAACATCCGTCGAGCTGCCGAAACGGCCAAACTATTCGCCAAATGTGGCGTAGTGACCATTTGTTCGATGATTAGCCCTACCGAAGAAATCCGATGTATGGCTCGGGAGATTGTCGGAGACCGGTATTTCGAGGTGTTTGTCAGCTGTTCGGTTGAGGAATGTGAGCGTCGCGACGTAAAGGGCCTTTATGCCAAGGCCCGCGCCGGAGAGATCAAGAATTTCACAGGCATAGATTCTCCTTTCGAGGAGCCGCAAACGGCCGATTTGGTTGTCTCTACGGACAAAGAACCGTTGGAGGAATCGCACCGCAAGTTGGTGGAGGCCGTTTTGGAGAAAATAAAATACGAGGTGGAATAA
- the yajC gene encoding preprotein translocase subunit YajC: MNFETILAQAAPAQGNPWQSWVMIGLIFVVFYFFMIRPQQKRQKEHKKLIDAIKKGDEIVTAGGIHGKIVSLGDNDITIDIDGRGTKMTIDRSSVSRVKGEEKK, translated from the coding sequence ATGAATTTCGAAACAATTTTGGCGCAAGCCGCGCCTGCCCAAGGAAACCCTTGGCAAAGCTGGGTCATGATCGGCCTGATTTTCGTCGTTTTCTATTTCTTTATGATCCGTCCTCAGCAAAAGCGCCAGAAGGAGCATAAGAAGCTGATCGACGCAATCAAAAAAGGTGACGAGATCGTTACGGCCGGAGGCATCCACGGAAAAATCGTTAGCCTCGGCGACAATGACATCACTATCGACATTGACGGCAGAGGAACAAAAATGACCATCGACAGATCGTCTGTTTCCAGAGTCAAAGGAGAAGAGAAAAAATAA